Proteins encoded by one window of Ignavibacteriota bacterium:
- a CDS encoding sulfite exporter TauE/SafE family protein, with amino-acid sequence MEESILIGIFSALWLGILTSISPCPLATNIAAVSFIGKKIGSTRGILLAGFSYTFGRVFAYFAAAFLIVASIASIPEVGRFFSKYMNVILGPLLILMGLLLLNLFNWTFSTGGKFIEKVQNFAIDKGVFGAAIIGFIFALAFCPISAGLFFGSLIPIALSYNSSVIIPSAYGIGTALPVIVFAFVLGFGAKHISNVYNMTTKIEYWAQRITGVVFIIVGIYFTYMYLL; translated from the coding sequence ATGGAAGAGAGCATTTTAATTGGTATTTTCTCTGCACTGTGGCTTGGGATTCTGACATCAATCAGCCCCTGTCCACTTGCTACTAACATTGCGGCAGTATCATTCATCGGCAAGAAAATCGGTTCAACAAGAGGGATTCTTCTTGCCGGGTTTTCTTATACTTTTGGACGGGTATTTGCATATTTTGCGGCTGCATTTCTGATTGTAGCGAGCATTGCATCAATACCGGAGGTGGGAAGATTCTTCTCAAAATATATGAATGTGATACTCGGACCATTGCTGATATTGATGGGCTTATTGCTACTGAATTTATTCAACTGGACATTTTCAACCGGCGGTAAGTTCATTGAGAAAGTGCAGAATTTTGCTATTGATAAAGGAGTTTTTGGTGCTGCAATAATTGGATTTATCTTCGCACTCGCATTTTGCCCAATTTCAGCCGGATTATTCTTCGGCAGTTTGATACCGATTGCACTTTCGTATAACTCCTCTGTGATTATTCCATCTGCTTATGGTATAGGCACGGCACTACCTGTGATAGTCTTTGCTTTTGTACTTGGTTTTGGCGCCAAGCATATCAGCAATGTCTATAACATGACGACCAAAATCGAATACTGGGCACAAAGAATCACAGGCGTAGTATTTATCATAGTCGGAATATATTTTACTTATATGTATTTGTTGTAA
- a CDS encoding thioredoxin gives MKSRKSFPLVLTIVLTGILLAVFSTPAPAQEKSENVVKVYYFHGKVRCATCNKIENLIADAMDNKFKKQIADGKVKFEIIDFSDKKNSHYEKKYDLYSQTLIISQVKNGKESKWKNSEKIWTLHGNKNKFIDYVASEVNDYLKGL, from the coding sequence ATGAAAAGCAGAAAATCTTTTCCGCTCGTGCTAACTATAGTTTTAACAGGGATTTTGCTCGCAGTATTTTCTACACCTGCACCAGCTCAGGAAAAATCTGAAAATGTAGTGAAGGTTTATTATTTCCATGGTAAAGTAAGATGTGCCACATGCAACAAAATTGAAAATCTCATCGCTGATGCTATGGATAATAAATTCAAAAAACAAATTGCAGATGGTAAAGTTAAATTTGAAATAATTGATTTTTCAGATAAGAAAAATTCTCATTACGAAAAAAAATATGACCTGTATTCTCAAACTCTTATAATATCACAAGTTAAGAACGGAAAGGAATCAAAATGGAAAAACTCTGAAAAAATATGGACATTGCACGGTAATAAAAATAAGTTCATTGATTATGTTGCATCAGAGGTTAATGATTATCTGAAAGGTCTGTAA
- a CDS encoding TM0996/MTH895 family glutaredoxin-like protein, with the protein MYNIKILGTGCAKCLKLEENVRQAVGEMNIEAEVSKVTDLNDIMAYGVLMTPGLVINEKVVSFGKLLNSKDVTKLITEFKL; encoded by the coding sequence ATGTATAATATCAAAATTCTTGGTACGGGATGTGCCAAATGTTTAAAATTAGAAGAAAACGTGCGTCAGGCAGTTGGCGAGATGAACATCGAAGCAGAAGTTTCTAAGGTAACCGACCTTAACGACATTATGGCTTACGGCGTATTGATGACACCCGGTCTTGTAATCAACGAAAAAGTGGTATCTTTTGGAAAACTATTAAATTCCAAAGATGTAACAAAATTAATTACTGAATTTAAATTATAA
- a CDS encoding type II toxin-antitoxin system HicA family toxin, whose amino-acid sequence MSNWSSSKSKKVLSALLKIGWKVKRINSSHKILEKEGWDDYVFAFHDSVEIGPKMLAKIAKNTGLQPKDL is encoded by the coding sequence ATGAGTAATTGGTCGTCATCAAAATCAAAAAAAGTTTTATCAGCACTCCTCAAAATAGGATGGAAAGTTAAAAGAATTAATAGTTCACATAAAATATTAGAGAAAGAGGGTTGGGATGATTATGTATTTGCATTTCATGATTCTGTTGAAATAGGTCCAAAAATGCTTGCAAAAATTGCAAAGAATACTGGTCTTCAACCAAAGGATTTATAA
- a CDS encoding DUF1902 domain-containing protein has product MKFSIEYDLEDDGRWIAEIPSIPGVLAYGNTKEDAATKVITLAIDVLSANDNVEIYPTMLELEYETA; this is encoded by the coding sequence ATGAAATTTAGCATAGAATATGATTTAGAGGATGATGGAAGATGGATTGCTGAAATTCCTTCAATTCCCGGAGTACTTGCTTATGGAAATACTAAAGAGGATGCAGCAACAAAAGTAATTACTCTTGCAATTGATGTACTATCGGCAAATGATAATGTTGAAATTTATCCTACAATGTTAGAACTTGAATATGAAACAGCATGA
- a CDS encoding permease, with amino-acid sequence MSLKQEWKIFAILGAVFLGFFFLPVGVPRFDNALFEALYLAKWYAQEHVVFCLIPAFFIAGAISVFLNQQSVMKYLGAKANKVLAYGVASVSGSILAVCSCTVLPLFTGIYRMGAGLGPAIAFLYSGPAINVLAIILTAKVLGVEIGVARAVGAIVFSIVIGLIMHFIYRKEELAKVNAMAELPDPEMRRKLWQNVVYFALMIFILIFANWGKADPDEVFFHTIWQLKWVLTSISGILFAVVLSFWFDVNKIRLIIATVPVVLLTVFFYEIPMIPFAGAMLSLGWLTATDKEDDMQNWFTASWDFTKQIAPLLVWGVLIAGFALGRPGNEGIIPSEWISYLVGGNTITANFFASIVGAFMYFATLTEIPIVQGLVGNGMGKGPALALLLAGPALSLPNILVIRSVIGTKKTAVFVTLVVIMATISGYIFGLL; translated from the coding sequence ATGAGCTTGAAACAGGAATGGAAAATATTTGCGATATTGGGTGCAGTATTTTTGGGGTTTTTCTTCCTGCCGGTAGGAGTTCCAAGATTTGACAATGCCTTATTTGAAGCATTGTACCTTGCGAAATGGTATGCACAGGAACATGTTGTCTTTTGTCTAATTCCTGCGTTCTTTATTGCCGGCGCAATTAGTGTATTCCTTAATCAGCAATCTGTAATGAAGTATCTTGGTGCAAAAGCAAATAAGGTATTAGCTTATGGAGTTGCATCTGTGTCAGGTAGTATTCTGGCAGTATGCTCGTGTACAGTATTACCGTTATTTACGGGAATTTATAGAATGGGAGCAGGTCTTGGTCCTGCAATTGCATTTTTGTACTCAGGACCTGCAATTAATGTGCTTGCTATTATCTTAACTGCAAAAGTATTAGGTGTTGAAATTGGAGTTGCCCGTGCTGTCGGTGCGATAGTATTCAGTATTGTAATAGGTTTGATAATGCACTTCATTTATCGAAAGGAAGAACTTGCCAAAGTCAATGCTATGGCAGAACTTCCGGACCCCGAAATGCGCCGTAAATTATGGCAGAATGTTGTTTACTTTGCACTTATGATTTTCATTCTAATTTTTGCAAACTGGGGTAAAGCTGACCCGGATGAAGTATTTTTCCATACAATTTGGCAATTGAAATGGGTATTAACATCAATAAGTGGCATTTTGTTTGCCGTTGTGCTTTCCTTCTGGTTCGATGTTAACAAAATCCGATTAATAATTGCTACTGTTCCGGTAGTGCTGCTGACAGTATTTTTCTATGAAATACCGATGATACCATTCGCAGGTGCTATGCTTTCACTCGGTTGGCTAACAGCTACCGATAAGGAAGATGATATGCAAAATTGGTTTACTGCCTCATGGGATTTTACAAAACAGATTGCTCCGCTACTTGTCTGGGGCGTTTTGATTGCCGGTTTTGCACTTGGTCGCCCGGGAAATGAAGGCATTATTCCTTCAGAATGGATTAGTTATTTAGTTGGTGGAAATACCATAACCGCAAACTTTTTTGCCTCAATCGTTGGTGCATTTATGTATTTTGCTACTTTGACAGAAATACCAATTGTACAGGGTTTGGTAGGCAATGGTATGGGCAAAGGTCCGGCTCTGGCGTTGCTTCTTGCGGGACCGGCACTATCACTGCCTAATATACTTGTCATACGCAGTGTAATCGGCACAAAGAAAACGGCTGTATTTGTAACTCTCGTAGTAATTATGGCTACAATTTCAGGATATATTTTTGGTTTGCTTTAA
- a CDS encoding winged helix-turn-helix transcriptional regulator gives MDELIKIAKALSDKNRIRILKMLEVKPLCVCEITEVLGIATSTASSHLSFLKDAGLIVDKKDGKWINYLLNDEPKSRIAEEILSLIPTWVNDDKIIKQDLEKIEKVDRFIITMSIPKLNLT, from the coding sequence ATGGATGAGTTAATAAAAATTGCTAAGGCACTATCTGATAAAAATCGGATAAGAATACTCAAGATGCTTGAAGTCAAGCCGCTTTGCGTTTGTGAAATTACTGAAGTTCTTGGAATTGCTACTTCTACTGCGTCCTCACATCTTTCATTTCTTAAAGATGCCGGATTGATTGTTGATAAAAAAGATGGCAAGTGGATAAATTATCTTCTAAATGATGAACCCAAAAGCAGAATCGCAGAAGAGATACTTTCACTAATTCCCACTTGGGTAAATGATGACAAAATTATTAAGCAAGACCTTGAGAAAATTGAAAAAGTAGATAGATTTATTATTACTATGTCCATACCAAAATTGAATTTAACTTAA
- a CDS encoding response regulator transcription factor, with amino-acid sequence MSNLELKILIADDHFLIAKLLKMMLVTAGNNNVVELVKSGVEVFDFLKNRNVDLIMLDIDMPDMDGVQALRQIKSEYKDIKVIMISNHTESWMIKRCLKLGADGYISKYADSDEILHGINLIFQNQTFICNTCMKALCATGGETIDNEEEHRIRNSVHNLSKREIEIMKLVIEEYSSKEIGELLFISTRTVETHRKNILNKLGVKNSLGLIKLFVETDLIDSLNVS; translated from the coding sequence GTGAGCAATTTAGAATTAAAAATTTTGATTGCAGATGACCATTTTTTAATAGCAAAACTGCTTAAAATGATGCTTGTTACAGCCGGTAATAATAATGTAGTTGAGCTTGTCAAAAGTGGAGTTGAGGTATTTGATTTTTTAAAGAATCGAAATGTTGATTTGATAATGCTTGATATTGATATGCCTGATATGGATGGTGTACAGGCACTCCGTCAGATAAAATCAGAATATAAAGATATCAAAGTAATCATGATTTCAAATCATACTGAATCGTGGATGATAAAAAGGTGCCTCAAGCTCGGAGCAGATGGATATATAAGTAAATACGCCGATAGTGACGAAATACTGCATGGAATCAACCTTATTTTTCAGAATCAAACATTTATTTGCAACACTTGTATGAAAGCACTATGTGCAACCGGCGGTGAGACAATTGATAATGAAGAAGAGCATAGAATCAGGAATTCGGTTCATAATTTGAGTAAACGTGAAATTGAAATTATGAAACTGGTTATAGAAGAATATTCTTCTAAAGAAATCGGTGAACTTTTGTTTATAAGCACAAGGACTGTTGAAACCCACAGAAAAAATATTTTGAATAAATTAGGTGTTAAGAATAGTCTCGGATTGATTAAATTATTCGTTGAAACTGATTTGATAGATTCGCTCAATGTGAGTTAA
- a CDS encoding response regulator, with protein sequence MDTNDTNITIRDKKDIEISNLKEEIIKYQKMLDASRLELQEALEEAEKATRVKSDFIANISHDIRTPMNIIKGYSDLLLKTTTDENSIKMLKNIVSGSNTLLLIINDILDLSNIEAGKLKIMASKTNIHHTINEIYDMYYEQCTSRGLEFIYDYNKGIPQTIIIDKFRFNQIIFNLISNAIKFTYRGYIRVYFDFEFADSEKINFTVIIEDTGMGIKKENFNIIFDAFSKERLERNTGQIGTGLGLTITKKLVEKMNGTITLESEEDKGSTFKITFFDVDFAMNGRQNAKPAFIIPSRKDNYFALIIDDFNLNRALLRDYIENFNINVKEATNYEQTIEQISHNQFDIIFIDLNMPGKNGEEIAREIRNSIYYNKCPIILSTADISEKLQDINVFDDFLQKPFERKDLLFLFRKYFDFHFDEYIRMKKHEETEIELKMSNPDEIHKLIDLIDNEWSRRAELMSELFVVDDVYEFIDDISRACEELNIQALNDYYETLKSSMDAFSVSRTKACLNRLPALRGDLAEALELSQIE encoded by the coding sequence ATGGATACTAATGATACTAATATTACGATCAGAGATAAAAAAGATATAGAAATTTCTAATCTTAAAGAAGAGATAATAAAATATCAGAAAATGCTTGATGCTTCAAGGCTTGAGCTTCAGGAAGCGTTAGAAGAGGCAGAAAAAGCAACAAGAGTTAAAAGTGATTTTATTGCTAATATCTCTCATGATATTCGCACTCCTATGAATATCATTAAGGGATACAGCGACTTATTACTTAAAACAACTACTGATGAAAATTCAATAAAAATGCTTAAAAATATCGTGAGTGGCTCAAATACTTTGCTTCTAATTATAAACGATATTCTTGATTTATCAAATATTGAAGCCGGCAAATTAAAAATTATGGCTTCTAAAACGAATATTCACCATACTATTAATGAAATTTATGATATGTACTATGAGCAGTGTACAAGTCGTGGGCTGGAATTTATTTATGATTACAATAAGGGAATTCCACAAACAATTATTATTGATAAATTCAGATTCAACCAAATAATATTTAATTTAATCAGTAATGCCATAAAATTTACTTATCGTGGATATATTCGTGTATACTTTGATTTTGAATTCGCAGACTCTGAAAAGATTAACTTTACTGTTATTATCGAAGATACAGGAATGGGTATAAAGAAAGAAAATTTCAATATTATTTTTGATGCATTTTCTAAAGAGCGACTTGAAAGAAATACCGGACAAATTGGTACAGGATTAGGTCTTACTATTACAAAAAAGCTTGTTGAGAAAATGAACGGAACAATAACACTTGAAAGTGAAGAAGATAAGGGCTCAACATTTAAAATTACATTTTTTGATGTTGATTTTGCAATGAATGGAAGGCAGAATGCTAAACCGGCTTTCATAATTCCTTCAAGAAAAGATAATTATTTTGCTTTAATTATTGATGACTTTAATTTAAATCGGGCACTTTTAAGAGATTATATCGAAAATTTCAATATAAATGTCAAGGAGGCAACTAATTACGAGCAAACTATTGAACAAATAAGCCACAATCAATTTGATATTATTTTTATTGATTTGAATATGCCCGGAAAAAATGGTGAAGAGATTGCTCGTGAGATCAGAAATTCCATATATTATAACAAATGTCCTATTATACTGAGCACTGCAGATATCAGTGAAAAGCTCCAGGACATAAATGTATTTGATGACTTCCTTCAAAAACCTTTCGAAAGAAAAGATTTACTTTTCCTTTTCCGAAAATATTTTGATTTCCATTTTGATGAATATATCCGTATGAAAAAGCACGAAGAAACCGAGATAGAACTTAAAATGAGCAATCCTGATGAAATACATAAGTTAATAGATTTGATTGATAATGAGTGGAGCAGACGGGCTGAATTAATGTCTGAACTTTTCGTTGTAGATGATGTTTACGAGTTTATTGATGATATTAGCAGAGCTTGTGAAGAGCTTAATATTCAGGCTTTAAATGATTATTACGAGACTCTTAAATCGTCAATGGATGCATTCAGCGTCAGCAGAACAAAAGCATGCCTGAACCGGCTCCCTGCTCTTAGAGGAGACCTTGCTGAAGCGCTGGAATTATCACAAATTGAGTAA
- a CDS encoding OsmC family protein, producing MKRTATAVWNGSGKEGKGHLSTQSTVLSKTQYSFSSRFEEGIGTNPEELIAAAHAGCFTMKLSFNLGGAGFTPDSLETKCEIKFEDGAVVSSHLILKAVVDGIDADKFAELVTDAEKNCPISQLLKTAISVEYTLN from the coding sequence ATGAAAAGAACAGCAACAGCAGTTTGGAATGGAAGTGGAAAAGAAGGAAAAGGACACCTTTCAACTCAAAGCACAGTCCTGAGCAAAACACAATATTCATTCTCCAGCAGATTTGAAGAAGGTATTGGTACAAATCCGGAAGAATTAATTGCAGCGGCTCATGCCGGATGCTTCACAATGAAATTGAGTTTTAATCTCGGCGGAGCAGGTTTCACTCCCGATTCATTGGAAACAAAATGCGAAATTAAATTTGAAGATGGTGCTGTTGTCAGTTCACATTTGATATTAAAAGCAGTAGTTGATGGTATTGATGCTGACAAGTTCGCAGAACTTGTTACAGATGCAGAGAAAAACTGTCCAATTTCACAACTTCTAAAAACTGCAATTTCAGTTGAATATACTTTGAATTAA
- a CDS encoding DUF1801 domain-containing protein, with protein MAELKTKITGKSVHEFINSFADTEQKRLDSFELLKLMQDTSGYEPKMWGDSMIGFGSYHYKSERSSQQGDWFLVGFSPRKAAISLYVFSGLPEHEYLLNNLGKFKMGKACIYIKKLSDIDQNELKNLIRETISFLETKHGKN; from the coding sequence ATGGCTGAATTAAAAACAAAAATAACTGGTAAAAGTGTGCATGAATTCATAAATTCCTTTGCAGATACCGAACAGAAAAGGCTTGACAGCTTTGAACTCCTGAAGCTGATGCAGGATACCTCCGGTTACGAGCCCAAAATGTGGGGTGATTCCATGATTGGTTTTGGCAGTTATCATTACAAATCTGAAAGAAGTAGCCAGCAAGGCGACTGGTTTTTAGTTGGATTTTCTCCCAGAAAAGCAGCAATTTCTCTTTATGTATTTTCAGGACTACCTGAGCATGAATATCTGCTTAATAATTTAGGCAAGTTCAAAATGGGCAAAGCATGTATCTACATCAAAAAATTATCAGATATTGACCAAAATGAACTCAAAAATTTAATTAGGGAAACTATCAGTTTCCTTGAAACTAAACACGGAAAGAATTGA
- a CDS encoding aminotransferase class I/II-fold pyridoxal phosphate-dependent enzyme produces MNLKKIVPAHKTENVKYAIRDIIILANEVAKTGKKMFYLNIGDPNIFDHSTPNTVVEATCNAIKSNQNGYAPSSGIKEAIDAIARDAQKKGINNILDIFVTTGASEAIEISLTALLNRGENFLMPTPGYPLYTAVQSKLELEPNPYYLDEANNWQPDIEDIRSKINSKTRAIVLINPNNPTGSVYKKETLEQIVELALEHNLVIIADEIYDKLLFDGKEMTSIAALNQDVSCITFSGLSKNFIAPGFRIGWGVASGRSDIMGDYIEAINKLLRSRVSANHPEQYAIQPALEGDQSHLEVMIKKLETRRNIMMETFAGIEGIDLVKPEGAFYAFPSIDVADDSHFCSELIKETGVIVVPGSGFGQKPGTHHFRIVTLPQEDVLKEAFKHIGDFYKHYKSKN; encoded by the coding sequence ATGAATTTAAAAAAAATTGTTCCGGCACATAAAACCGAAAATGTAAAATATGCCATCAGGGATATTATTATTTTAGCTAATGAGGTCGCAAAAACCGGCAAAAAAATGTTTTACCTTAACATAGGTGACCCGAATATTTTTGACCACTCAACTCCTAATACTGTAGTTGAAGCAACCTGTAATGCAATAAAATCTAATCAAAACGGCTATGCACCCTCGAGTGGAATAAAAGAAGCGATTGATGCAATCGCACGAGATGCCCAAAAGAAAGGCATAAATAACATTTTGGATATTTTTGTTACCACAGGTGCAAGTGAAGCAATTGAAATCAGTCTTACTGCTCTTCTGAACCGTGGCGAAAACTTTCTGATGCCAACTCCGGGTTATCCGCTTTATACAGCTGTTCAAAGCAAACTGGAATTAGAGCCAAATCCATATTATCTTGACGAAGCCAATAATTGGCAGCCGGATATTGAAGATATCCGCTCTAAAATTAATTCTAAAACCCGCGCTATAGTACTGATTAATCCTAACAACCCTACAGGCTCTGTCTATAAAAAGGAAACTTTAGAGCAAATAGTTGAGCTTGCATTAGAACATAATCTTGTGATTATTGCTGATGAAATCTATGACAAGCTTCTTTTCGACGGTAAGGAAATGACTTCAATTGCTGCTTTGAATCAGGACGTTTCATGCATTACTTTCTCAGGTCTCTCAAAGAATTTTATTGCTCCGGGCTTCAGAATCGGATGGGGTGTGGCAAGCGGCAGAAGCGATATTATGGGTGATTATATTGAGGCAATAAATAAACTTTTGCGTTCCCGCGTATCTGCAAATCATCCTGAACAGTATGCCATTCAGCCGGCTCTCGAAGGCGACCAGTCCCATCTTGAAGTTATGATTAAAAAGCTTGAAACACGCAGAAATATTATGATGGAAACGTTTGCAGGTATAGAAGGCATTGACCTTGTTAAGCCTGAAGGTGCTTTCTATGCTTTCCCGTCAATTGATGTTGCTGATGACAGTCACTTTTGCTCAGAGCTTATCAAAGAAACAGGCGTAATAGTGGTTCCGGGCTCCGGGTTCGGGCAAAAGCCGGGAACACATCACTTCAGGATTGTAACTCTTCCTCAGGAAGATGTGCTCAAGGAAGCATTCAAACATATTGGAGACTTCTATAAGCATTATAAGAGTAAAAACTAA
- a CDS encoding polyphosphate polymerase domain-containing protein — protein MNSFSLSELNKISPSRRYDTKFICNKSELKNLLKTLSTDFNILDIAGNRIFTYSNLYYDTANLDFFKSHINGNLGRYKLRRRNYKLTGDVFIEVKYKNNKGETNKHRFKSPSLKTNISNFEDEIKTLVKKPLNKLKPQVHVDYKRITLLKPGIFEKVTIDFDLSFQITDGSSIRLPNLIIVEHKSKSTTENREFYSLIKRPDFKKMSLSKYVLGLMLAKPDIKYNSYKPKLITINKICNGINSEYSQFSWSSSFSGISG, from the coding sequence ATGAATTCATTCAGTCTTTCAGAGCTGAACAAAATTAGTCCTTCTCGCAGATATGATACTAAATTTATTTGTAATAAGTCAGAATTGAAAAATCTTTTAAAGACACTTTCAACAGATTTCAATATTTTGGATATTGCAGGTAATAGAATATTTACCTATTCGAATCTTTATTATGATACTGCAAATCTTGATTTCTTCAAAAGCCACATAAACGGAAATCTGGGAAGGTATAAGCTGAGAAGACGGAATTATAAGCTTACAGGCGATGTATTTATAGAAGTTAAATACAAGAATAATAAAGGTGAAACTAATAAGCACAGGTTTAAATCTCCTTCGTTGAAAACCAATATATCAAATTTTGAAGATGAAATTAAAACTTTAGTCAAAAAACCACTCAATAAGCTAAAGCCACAGGTTCATGTAGATTATAAGAGAATTACTCTGCTCAAGCCGGGTATTTTTGAGAAAGTAACAATTGATTTCGATCTATCATTTCAGATAACAGACGGAAGTTCAATCCGTCTGCCTAATCTGATTATTGTGGAGCATAAATCAAAAAGCACAACCGAAAACAGGGAATTTTACAGTTTAATCAAAAGACCTGACTTCAAAAAAATGAGCTTGAGCAAGTATGTATTAGGATTAATGCTTGCTAAACCTGATATTAAATACAATTCTTATAAACCAAAATTAATAACAATAAATAAAATTTGCAATGGAATCAATTCAGAATATTCTCAATTCTCTTGGAGTAGCTCCTTCAGCGGCATTTCAGGTTGA
- a CDS encoding DUF4956 domain-containing protein → MESIQNILNSLGVAPSAAFQVEFAFRLLINLVSIYIIARKIYQFRSGNRDYMFTMFIFNVVIFIICFILNSASLSVGFAFGIFAIFSILRYRTYTVPIRDMTYMFVSIALAVLNALATANIAIVHLLFINLFIVLIVFFTDRSWITSEMKKIIRYEKIELIKPEKHDELIADLKQRTGLNVTRVDIGRIDLLRDTVLLRIFYK, encoded by the coding sequence ATGGAATCAATTCAGAATATTCTCAATTCTCTTGGAGTAGCTCCTTCAGCGGCATTTCAGGTTGAATTTGCATTCAGATTATTAATTAACTTAGTAAGCATTTACATCATTGCCCGCAAAATCTACCAATTCAGGAGCGGTAATCGTGATTATATGTTTACGATGTTCATTTTCAATGTTGTAATATTTATAATATGTTTTATTCTAAATAGTGCAAGTCTTAGTGTAGGTTTTGCATTTGGTATATTTGCAATATTTTCAATTCTTCGTTACCGGACCTATACAGTTCCGATTCGTGATATGACTTATATGTTTGTATCAATTGCTCTTGCAGTGCTAAATGCTCTTGCAACTGCAAATATTGCTATTGTACATTTGCTTTTTATAAATCTGTTTATAGTGTTGATTGTGTTTTTTACAGATAGAAGCTGGATTACATCTGAAATGAAAAAGATAATCCGCTACGAGAAGATTGAATTAATCAAACCTGAAAAACATGATGAATTAATAGCTGATTTAAAGCAAAGAACGGGTCTCAATGTTACAAGAGTTGACATAGGTAGAATTGATTTGCTAAGAGATACTGTGCTTTTAAGAATATTTTACAAGTAA
- a CDS encoding DUF2490 domain-containing protein — protein sequence MHKTNSQVPIEQTEQIWIGNEFEFRLTDDIRFELANSLRMDITNSDIANSFLQFGASYRFLEYFRISGVIRIKNSEPEWLSEYFTNFNINIPIGDFSIKTRTRYQNKDNIYRLKELLRQRLMLEYQVFDKTSFAVSGELFYETNRDFIDRSRYRFDVNHKLAKRHELTLGYLFETQHNRKTPKNRDVLYIKLSIRVI from the coding sequence TTGCATAAAACGAATTCTCAGGTTCCGATAGAACAAACTGAGCAGATTTGGATTGGGAATGAGTTCGAATTCAGGCTGACAGACGACATCAGATTTGAATTAGCTAATAGTCTTAGAATGGATATTACCAACTCCGATATTGCAAATTCTTTTTTGCAATTTGGTGCAAGCTATAGATTTTTGGAGTATTTCAGGATTTCAGGTGTTATAAGGATTAAAAATAGCGAACCTGAATGGCTTTCAGAGTATTTTACAAATTTCAATATCAATATTCCTATAGGCGATTTCTCCATAAAAACACGAACGAGATATCAGAACAAAGACAATATTTACAGACTTAAGGAGCTTTTAAGACAAAGATTAATGTTGGAATATCAAGTCTTTGATAAAACATCATTTGCTGTTTCCGGTGAATTATTCTACGAAACAAATCGTGATTTTATTGACAGAAGCCGGTACAGATTTGATGTTAATCATAAACTTGCCAAAAGGCATGAACTAACGCTCGGCTACCTTTTTGAAACACAGCATAACCGCAAAACCCCAAAAAATCGTGATGTTTTATATATTAAATTGAGCATAAGAGTAATTTAA